From Lytechinus variegatus isolate NC3 chromosome 16, Lvar_3.0, whole genome shotgun sequence, the proteins below share one genomic window:
- the LOC121429502 gene encoding zinc finger HIT domain-containing protein 1-like, with translation MKMPSKEQTRESGRQKEIAQRRVLDSFTRAKRLRRQLEALEQDNFQEDPHANLVLLKKKLPQFDSNEDTPTTKKRKKRGDHFKQRFRKTFHMLVEEEQLSMNEPPNYLTCCVPPSSEPQRKFCAVCGFPSNYTCVACGARYCCVKCLGTHLDTRCLKWTA, from the exons GCCGACAGAAGGAGATAGCTCAGAGGAGGGTTCTTGACTCCTTCACCCGAGCCAAGCGATTACGACGTCAGCTGGAAGCACTTGAACAGGACAACTTCCAGGAGGACCCACATGCCAATCTGGTCCTTCTAAAGAAGAAACTACCTCAGTTTGATTCCAATGAAGACA CTCCTAccacaaagaaaagaaagaagagaggagATCATTTCAAGCAGAGATTTAGAAAGACGTTTCACATGCTCGTCGAGGAAGAACAGCTAAGTATGAACGAGCCTCCAAACTACTTGACGTGCTGTGTACCGCCCTCGTCCGAGCCGCAGAGGAAGTTTTGTGCTGTCTGTGG ATTCCCTTCTAACTATACTTGTGTTGCTTGTGGAGCTCGATACTGCTGCGTGAAATGTCTAGGAACTCATCTAGATACAAG GTGTCTAAAGTGGACTGCATGA